The Trinickia caryophylli genomic sequence TATCCTGGGGGCGTCGGTCGCGCCTTACATTGCGCAGATGCTCGCCGCGCGCGGCGGCCTCGCGTGGGTGGGCGCCTACGTCTCGATTGCCGCCGCTGTCAGCTTGCTCGCGGTCATCGCCATGCGCGAGACGCGTGATATTTCGTTGAGTTGAATGGCTGCGCCCGCGCCGGCCCCGGGCCGATCCGGCGCGGCGAATTTCTTGCACGCCCGGCTTGCGCCTGGCCTTGCGCGAGTCGGTCCCCTCACTCGCGCTCGTACTCTCGCGCACGGCTCGATACGCAAGCCATGGCGGCCGGGACCGTTGCCGGGCGGCTGCGTGCCTTGATCCGGCTCGCCGCCTGCCCGATCAACAACAGGGCCGCGACTGCCGAAAAATCGCCGAGCAGCCGGATGGGCAGGTCGGAAAACCAGTCGTCCGCATGCACGTGCGCCAGCGCGAGTGCCGAGTCGATCGCGACCGAGACGACGGTGCCACAAACGAAACAGACGAGCCCCTGCTTGCCCACGGTCACCACACCGGGCAAACGCTGCGCGATCGTGCGCAGCCATCCCAGACGGATCGCCAGCGCGCATAGCCACGCAAGCGACAGGAAGCTGACGATGCGCACGCTCGCGAGGTTCTGCTTCATGTAGCCCGGCGTGGGATGTGTCTCGAGGCAGAGCTTGACGAAGGCAAACGTGAGCGCCACGACGAATGCGGCGCGCGTCAGCCGCCTGCCCGCGGCCGAGCCGAAAAGCGTGACCGGGACCGGATGCAACCGGCACACCACGCCGAACACGAACATCAGTTGCCACGCGAACGGATTGAAAGGCCAGCCCCCGCCATCCACGTCCGGCAAGGCGGCACCGAGCCACGGTGCGACGAGCCAGACGACGAGGCTCGCGCTCACCGCGAGCGCGGGCGCACGACGCGCGAGCGGCACCGCTAAGGGAACGACGAGCGCGAAGAGAACGTACATCGGCAGCACGGCCGACAAGAACGGTTGCCGCCGCAACAATGCGATATCAAGCGCGGTTCGAACCGGATGATTCGCGAAAACCGGCCATGCCGTATCGTCGATCACGGGCGGAGCCGCGGGCGCCCTCGTCAGCAGCGCACCGCACGCGAGCATCAACGCGGCGGCCAGCAGATAGGCGCAGTAGATCTCCCATGCCCGTTTCGCAAAACGCCGCCTCGCGGCAGTCTCGCCGCGTTGCGCCGCGAGACGTGCGTAAGCCGCAGCCGACGCATACCCGCCCAGGAAGACGAATACCTCGGCTGCATCGCAATAGGCATAGCTGTGCAGCATCGCGTGCTGCAGCACGCCGCCGGAAATATGATCGATCGCGATCACGATCAACACGGCGCCGCGCAAAAAGTCGACTTCGAGCGAACGCCCGGCAGGCCCACTCATCGATTCCCCTTGGATGGCATACAGGTTGTGACGTGCGGGCTCGTCGCCATCGCGACGAGCCCGCCGTCGTTGGTCGGTTCCGAATGCAAAAGATTCCCCGCATCCGGACATCCAACCCGTGTCGACCGGCATCCAAGCAGTCTTTGCGCCAGGGTGCATGCGATGTCCGCCCACACGTGCTCCCTCCGCCGCCCGCGCCCGGCTCGGCGCACCGTGAAGCAGATGCGCGAGCGCGAGTGTTCTCAATCGTATTCGTTCGTTATCCGTCTTCCCGCTTCACCCAAACGTAATTTCTCCCTTCGCCGTTCAACGGTAGTAGTAGCCGTGATGGTGGTACTCGCCGTAATAGCCGGGACCGTAGTAGCCGCCCGCAGGCACGACCACACAACCGCCAAGCGTCGCCGCGAGCAAAACGCCTGTTATCCAGATCAACGCCGAGCGCTTCATTGTCTTTCTCCTGTCGTATCGATGCCGAACGTCGAATGCGGTTCGCATCGGACTCGATTGAACATGAGGACCAATATGGCGGGCGTTGCAATTTGTAAGCGTCGACTGACCGTCCATTACAAGTGGCCGCGGCGCGCTGCCGAAGAGGCCGTGCGGCATGCCGCTCCCAAGATGTGGGGGAACGAAACGGCACAGAAGTAACACGTCTGTAATCGAGCGCGGCGGCGCGCCGGCCTGGCAGGCGCACCACTCGGCAAGGACTATAATTCGCTCTTTGCGCTTGGAAATCATGCCTCGAATAACGCTCAGCTACCGCGACCCGCTGCGGCAGGCACGGCAGCTCTGGCGCCGGTACGGCGTATTCTGGCTGGGCGCGATCGCCGTCGGGCTCATCGCCGTCTTTTATGCGCGCCTCATCGATTGGGGCTACGAGACATTTCGCGCAATGCAGCACCGGTATATATGGCTGCCGCTCATCTGGACGCCGGCAATCGGCGCCACGTGCGTCTGGCTCACACGGCGCTTTTTTCGCGGCGCCGAAGGCAGCGGCATTCCCCAGGTCATCGCCACGCTCGACGAAGGCACCTCGCGCCTGGGGCCCAGATTGCTCGGCATGCGCATCTTCGCCGGGAAAATTCTCGTTTCTTTGCTCGCGATTCTGGGCGGCTACACGATTGGGCGCGAAGGTCCGACCGTGCAGGTCGGCGCTACCCTCATGTTCAATCTGCGGCGCTTGTATCCGCGCTCTACCGCGCTGATCGAGCGGCAACTCGTGCTCGCGGGGGCCGCCGCGGGCCTGTCGGCCGCGTTCAATACACCGCTGGCAGGCGTCGTGTTCGCCATCGAGGAATTGACACGCAGTTTCGAAGCGCGCGCGAGCGGCGTGCTCATCACGGCCATCATCATCGCCGGCGTGATCGCCCTGGGGCTCAACGGCAACTACACCTACTTCGGGACGATCGACATCGGCGCGCACTTTCCGCGACTTCTGGCGGTGGCCGTCGTCGTGACAGCGCTCGTGACCGGTCTCGCCGGCGGGTTCTTCTCATGGCTGCT encodes the following:
- the opgC gene encoding OpgC domain-containing protein; translation: MSGPAGRSLEVDFLRGAVLIVIAIDHISGGVLQHAMLHSYAYCDAAEVFVFLGGYASAAAYARLAAQRGETAARRRFAKRAWEIYCAYLLAAALMLACGALLTRAPAAPPVIDDTAWPVFANHPVRTALDIALLRRQPFLSAVLPMYVLFALVVPLAVPLARRAPALAVSASLVVWLVAPWLGAALPDVDGGGWPFNPFAWQLMFVFGVVCRLHPVPVTLFGSAAGRRLTRAAFVVALTFAFVKLCLETHPTPGYMKQNLASVRIVSFLSLAWLCALAIRLGWLRTIAQRLPGVVTVGKQGLVCFVCGTVVSVAIDSALALAHVHADDWFSDLPIRLLGDFSAVAALLLIGQAASRIKARSRPATVPAAMACVSSRAREYERE
- a CDS encoding chloride channel protein, giving the protein MPRITLSYRDPLRQARQLWRRYGVFWLGAIAVGLIAVFYARLIDWGYETFRAMQHRYIWLPLIWTPAIGATCVWLTRRFFRGAEGSGIPQVIATLDEGTSRLGPRLLGMRIFAGKILVSLLAILGGYTIGREGPTVQVGATLMFNLRRLYPRSTALIERQLVLAGAAAGLSAAFNTPLAGVVFAIEELTRSFEARASGVLITAIIIAGVIALGLNGNYTYFGTIDIGAHFPRLLAVAVVVTALVTGLAGGFFSWLLLHTSRWQPAAVQRLHRERPVVFGALCGLAIAIIGLVSGGTTFGSGYAEARGLLDGHEQLSLWYPLLKMASMVGSYLPGIPGGIFAPSLSIGAGFGNILHTLFSGMQLPMLIALAMVGYMAAVTQSPITSFVIVMEMINGHALVISLMATALIASRVSRMISPPLYEALSHRYLTPAVASAEPESARTLEPLFKDERSEGDAGENDARREDAPRP